The Salvelinus sp. IW2-2015 linkage group LG8, ASM291031v2, whole genome shotgun sequence genome window below encodes:
- the syt15 gene encoding synaptotagmin-15 isoform X1, with the protein MLLAVGLSLGLFLLLLIGVSVYFLWRRCGQRRYQEMVTMIAPFPACTTPILLTNQRPRYRPDEIPFFLPPRFKPTLRSEEGEKEGRKDLSSTHRGSLTVGSWYPVGSVRASLYWVPDVSEVSPPPGRAVRLCFSVAYRHDNEQLYVSLLRLSNLPTCFYSNDTLADLRLLPDDRRRHKARARCRGRDPEFNDSFVFQVSGVCVSESVLSVYVLSVDRGGRHHAVGRVLFPIEGELGEGGRLLWRDLETKDEMQVHTHTCKRACTQSHTHNLQFVSLFFSLCQCSGLGDIQVSLNYSPSLQRLTVVILRARSLQIHTDTGVCFQVSLQIHTRVVKSRRTPVVSSGAEHGFNHKMTFKLRPAQLDQTCLILELIVSGLTPVGVVVLGPFMYARGPQLQHWTDMVNTPNELVKQWHGLGKPT; encoded by the exons ATGTTATTGGCTGTTGGTCTGTCTTTGGGACTCTTCCTCTTGCTTCTGATTGGTGTATCTGTCTACTTCCTGTGGAGGAGGTGCGGCCAAAGACGATACCAGGAAATGGTCACCATGATAGCCCCCTTCCCAGCGTGCACCACTCCAATTCTCCTGACCAATCAGAGACCCAGGTACAG GCCAGATGAGATCCCATTCTTCCTGCCACCCCGATTTAAACCAACTCTCAGGagcgaggagggggagaaagagggacggAAGGACCTCAGCAGCACCCATCGTGGATCTCTCACAGTAGGGA GCTGGTATCCAGTAGGTAGTGTAAGGGCAAGTCTGTACTGGGTCCCTGATGTCAGTGAGGTGTCACCCCCCCCTGGTCGCGCCGTGCGACTGTGCTTCTCAGTGGCCTATCGCCATGACAACGAACAGCTTTATGTCTCGCTGCTCCGCCTGAGCAACTTGCCAACATGTTTCTATAGTAACGACACACTGGCAGATCTGCGACTTCTCCCTGACGACCGTCGCCGACACAAGGCCAGGGCCCGATGCAGGGGCCGCGACCCCGAGTTCAACGACAGCTTTGTGTTCCag gtatcgggtgtgtgtgtatctgagagTGTGCTCAGTGTGTACGTGTTGAGTGTGGATCGGGGGGGCAGACACCATGCGGTGGGCAGGGTTCTGTTCCCTATTGAAGGGGAgctgggggaggggggcaggCTGCTCTGGAGAGACCTAGAGACTAAGGACGAaatgcaggtacacacacacacatgcaaacgtgcgtgcacacaatctcacacacacaacctgcagtttgtatctctctttttttctctctgtcagtgttcaggtcTTGGTGATATTCAGGTGTCTCTGAACTACAGTCCGTCTCTACAACGCCTCACTGTGGTCATACTGAGAGCACGCAGCCTGCAGATACACACTGacacag GCGTGTGTTTCCAGGTGAGCCTACAGATCCACACTCGGGTAGTGAAATCCAGACGGACGCCAGTGGTTAGTAGTGGCGCTGAACATGGCTTCAACCACAAGATGACCTTTAAGCTCCGCCCCGCTCAGCTcgaccagacctgtctgatcttGGAGCTGATTGTATCAGGCCTTACCCCAGTAGGTGTGGTGGTGCTGGGGCCATTCATGTATGCCAGGGGGCCTCAGCTTCAGCACTGGACTGACATGGTCAATACACCCAATGAACTGGTCAAACAGTGGCATGGACTAGGCAAgcccacataa
- the syt15 gene encoding synaptotagmin-15 isoform X2 → MLLAVGLSLGLFLLLLIGVSVYFLWRRCGQRRYQEMVTMIAPFPACTTPILLTNQRPRYRPDEIPFFLPPRFKPTLRSEEGEKEGRKDLSSTHRGSLTVGSWYPVGSVRASLYWVPDVSEVSPPPGRAVRLCFSVAYRHDNEQLYVSLLRLSNLPTCFYSNDTLADLRLLPDDRRRHKARARCRGRDPEFNDSFVFQVSGVCVSESVLSVYVLSVDRGGRHHAVGRVLFPIEGELGEGGRLLWRDLETKDEMQCSGLGDIQVSLNYSPSLQRLTVVILRARSLQIHTDTGVCFQVSLQIHTRVVKSRRTPVVSSGAEHGFNHKMTFKLRPAQLDQTCLILELIVSGLTPVGVVVLGPFMYARGPQLQHWTDMVNTPNELVKQWHGLGKPT, encoded by the exons ATGTTATTGGCTGTTGGTCTGTCTTTGGGACTCTTCCTCTTGCTTCTGATTGGTGTATCTGTCTACTTCCTGTGGAGGAGGTGCGGCCAAAGACGATACCAGGAAATGGTCACCATGATAGCCCCCTTCCCAGCGTGCACCACTCCAATTCTCCTGACCAATCAGAGACCCAGGTACAG GCCAGATGAGATCCCATTCTTCCTGCCACCCCGATTTAAACCAACTCTCAGGagcgaggagggggagaaagagggacggAAGGACCTCAGCAGCACCCATCGTGGATCTCTCACAGTAGGGA GCTGGTATCCAGTAGGTAGTGTAAGGGCAAGTCTGTACTGGGTCCCTGATGTCAGTGAGGTGTCACCCCCCCCTGGTCGCGCCGTGCGACTGTGCTTCTCAGTGGCCTATCGCCATGACAACGAACAGCTTTATGTCTCGCTGCTCCGCCTGAGCAACTTGCCAACATGTTTCTATAGTAACGACACACTGGCAGATCTGCGACTTCTCCCTGACGACCGTCGCCGACACAAGGCCAGGGCCCGATGCAGGGGCCGCGACCCCGAGTTCAACGACAGCTTTGTGTTCCag gtatcgggtgtgtgtgtatctgagagTGTGCTCAGTGTGTACGTGTTGAGTGTGGATCGGGGGGGCAGACACCATGCGGTGGGCAGGGTTCTGTTCCCTATTGAAGGGGAgctgggggaggggggcaggCTGCTCTGGAGAGACCTAGAGACTAAGGACGAaatgcag tgttcaggtcTTGGTGATATTCAGGTGTCTCTGAACTACAGTCCGTCTCTACAACGCCTCACTGTGGTCATACTGAGAGCACGCAGCCTGCAGATACACACTGacacag GCGTGTGTTTCCAGGTGAGCCTACAGATCCACACTCGGGTAGTGAAATCCAGACGGACGCCAGTGGTTAGTAGTGGCGCTGAACATGGCTTCAACCACAAGATGACCTTTAAGCTCCGCCCCGCTCAGCTcgaccagacctgtctgatcttGGAGCTGATTGTATCAGGCCTTACCCCAGTAGGTGTGGTGGTGCTGGGGCCATTCATGTATGCCAGGGGGCCTCAGCTTCAGCACTGGACTGACATGGTCAATACACCCAATGAACTGGTCAAACAGTGGCATGGACTAGGCAAgcccacataa
- the LOC111967814 gene encoding uncharacterized protein produces the protein MEPNPSLAGVDSQGNMVFRVGKPVMGIFQVSSEQTNSVGQGVFQQTMVEGLTGLPGLSNHPSMVLGDGQRQQGMGDVNQMQTQIQIPAGDTTQTQTGAPDHNHVPHVPFAEVSSLLDPNMKSSKARKYLIPYDEIKRRLEAPEKMSLRSLAAYTRVSRGPASKKTLQESLNILGLTPSTTTAVSSSFSKLTEGDTKALCNDMKDFAHDYVDFGNMAKQLIPETNTVQHWSKVIETRSHLEAMRTCFHDPVNSALFDNVTHGLGLGMLDTALDMITMVIDKQIRILSGAAATDPVDTGPPMRRIRRRHRKPRDDGNDKPHRAVGGVKGQGKGSGKGKGRGRGRKKAQLQESGTPVGVAMDTTQQQDQEHRQPEDVESSVLTLVSVGYETISSGLNATVQL, from the exons ATGGAACCAAATCCCAGCCTGGCGGGGGTGGACTCCCAAGGCAACATGGTGTTTAGAGTGGGGAAACCTGTCATGGGCATCTTCCAAGTCTCCTCAGAACAGACCAACTCTGTGGGACAGGGGGTGTTTCAGCAGACTATGGTCGAGGGGCTGACAGGGTTACCAGGGTTATCCAACCACCCCTCcatggtgctgggggatggacaGAGGCAGCAGGGAATGGGGGACGTGAACCAGATGCAAACCCAGATTCAGATCCCGGCAGGCGACACCACCCAGACTCAGACTGGTGCTCCAGACCACAACCACGTACCCCATGTTCCGTTTGCTGAGGTGTCGTCTCTCCTGGACCCCAACATGAAGAGCTCCAAGGCCC GTAAGTACCTGATACCCTATGACGAGATCAAGCGTCGTCTGGAGGCTCCAGAGAAGATGTCTCTGCGTTCGCTAGCAGCATACACCAGGGTCAGCCGCGGCCCGGCCAGCAAGAAAACGCTTCAGGAGTCTCTAAATATACTGGGCCTCACTCctagtactactactgctgtatcctcctccttctccaagcTCACAGAGG GTGACACCAAAGCCCTGTGTAACGACATGAAGGACTTTGCCCATGACTACGTGGACTTTGGAAACATGGCCAAGCAGCTTATACCAGAGACTAACACAGTTCAACACTGGTCAAAGGTCATAGAAACCAG GAGCCACCTGGAGGCGATGAGGACGTGTTTCCATGACCCGGTCAACAGTGCGTTGTTCGACAACGTGACTCACGGCCTGGGCCTCGGGATGCTCGACACCGCCCTAGACATGATCACCATGGTGATTGACAAACAGATTCGCATCCTGTCCGGCGCCGCTGCAACCGATCCCGTCGACACGGGTCCTCCAATGAGACGCATCCGCCGCCGCCACCGCAAGCCCCGAGACGACGGCAACGACAAACCGCACAGGGCAGTGGGCGGGGTTAAAGGTCAAGGGAAAGGATCGGGGAAGGGCAAAGGGAGGGGCCGAGGCAGGAAGAAGGCGCAGCTGCAGGAGTCCGGAACCCCGGTTGGTGTTGCCATGGatacaacccagcagcaggatcaAGAGCATCGTCAGCCAGAGGATGTGGAGAGCAGTGTTCTTACACTTGTCTCCGTCGGTTACGAGACCATATCCAGTGGCCTCAACGCCACGGTACAGCTCTGA